In Pirellulales bacterium, a genomic segment contains:
- a CDS encoding autotransporter domain-containing protein, producing the protein MSGKRFRVGRIFGLVASMLALTTTILSSAAARAATDTWTGGGGNAPNNVWSNATNWTGGVPANDGSEDIHFAGVLPSSLTSDVDSAYNINSLNFDSGAGAFALIDNPLTIQGGGVVNNSSNTQTINNSIVLGTPQTWNAASGNLVFGGTTITAGGNLLTIDGAQNTNISGAITGTAGITKNGTGTLLLSGNNSGESGPVIITAGTIQAGSNTSLPDVNYTLSGGSLDLNNFNATITSLSGASASSTVNLESTSTLTDTTSGSDTYAGTITSSGGTFVLNGTGTLTLGNANNQNTFGSGNIDVLQGTLQSGATGSLPTANYEVNGILAVNNGSVTALALTGSNSGQITLGTGSLTIANPGTSTYSGTVNGGAGSAINMFSGNQELAGAISGATAVNANGGTLILSGTNTFTGGTNLNTGGTVSVSTDANLGNNGSAVNFLGGTLEVTGTTLTNLDNHTINATAFNGGFQIDDASNNFTVNQSLSGSGALSKSGDGTLVLTGTNTYSGGTNVSDGTLKGTTDSIQGNINAAGTGIVAFTNTTNGTYSGAISGTGGNVEMDGSATVTFTGNNSYTGTTTINTGTLQVGNGGTTGSIGTGAVINEGALIYDRSDPVTVANAISGVGSFTQNGTGLLSLGGTDTYTGPSTVNAGQLNVDGSTTSNNTTVASGATLGGIGTINGNVSNSGTISPGNSGSTANTTGTLTVTGDVTNAVSGTKMNVVVNDANAQNVSKLVASGNVSVNNATVHVDLSSGNFDKSGTTVYTFLTDGTRTGSFASAVTTSQFVTATLDQSSPTDVSFTLTANFSPAATTFNQTQVANYLNTNVGNVNADFQALINTLSGLTTAQVANALTQISGDIHPTMAQLNVNGTSLVIGQVAARLRAAPFAPGGPLAVADNGSVGRAVGAPIALVSEGPDGEPEMQSCPSGCGPQGTAWGMGFGMGGSAESDGNATAASFGMGGVVAGMERWADDCHLLGFYGAYVGADLNAVNGQTANINGGQFGGYMFADDGFNYYTVLGGFEFDGDSTTRNLSIDTIVTQNTSNYGDWQSFLYAERGVSFERCNYVLQPFVAVQYIFVRQNSFTESGASNTALDLQGGGDTTNSLRSMVGARLQYALTNRNGRRTLPEIHAMWLHEYLDADSSVTATMVPVGGSPFIVRGLDMGRDWGVVGANLTWEMVDGWSMFVNYDLQTNTKMTLNAGSGGLGYRW; encoded by the coding sequence ATGAGCGGGAAACGATTTCGGGTGGGGCGTATTTTCGGCCTCGTGGCGTCCATGCTGGCGCTTACCACGACCATTCTCAGCAGCGCGGCAGCCCGCGCGGCCACAGATACGTGGACGGGCGGAGGCGGAAATGCGCCAAATAACGTTTGGTCCAACGCAACCAATTGGACCGGTGGTGTACCGGCCAACGACGGCAGCGAAGACATTCACTTTGCCGGCGTGCTGCCATCTTCCCTCACTTCCGACGTGGACTCTGCCTACAACATTAACTCGCTCAATTTTGACAGCGGGGCCGGTGCGTTCGCGCTTATAGACAACCCTTTAACTATCCAGGGCGGCGGAGTTGTAAACAACAGCTCGAATACGCAAACCATCAATAATTCTATAGTACTGGGTACTCCACAAACTTGGAATGCAGCGAGCGGCAACTTAGTTTTCGGCGGCACTACAATTACTGCCGGAGGCAATTTACTGACCATCGATGGCGCGCAGAACACCAACATCAGCGGAGCCATTACAGGAACCGCAGGAATTACTAAAAATGGGACCGGCACATTACTTCTGAGCGGCAACAATAGCGGCGAGTCAGGACCCGTGATCATTACCGCGGGTACGATTCAGGCAGGAAGCAATACTTCTTTGCCCGATGTCAACTATACCTTGAGCGGCGGCTCGCTCGATCTGAACAATTTTAACGCTACCATTACTTCGCTAAGCGGGGCCAGCGCTAGTTCCACTGTCAATTTGGAATCGACCAGTACATTGACCGACACCACCAGTGGCTCCGACACCTATGCTGGCACCATTACCAGCAGCGGCGGCACGTTTGTATTGAACGGCACCGGCACGCTCACTTTGGGCAATGCCAACAACCAAAATACATTCGGCAGCGGAAACATCGATGTTTTGCAGGGCACATTACAATCTGGAGCGACCGGTTCGTTACCGACGGCCAATTATGAGGTCAATGGCATACTTGCCGTAAATAACGGATCCGTCACTGCGCTTGCCCTGACGGGGTCGAACAGCGGTCAAATTACCTTGGGCACCGGCTCGCTGACGATCGCTAACCCGGGAACTTCAACATACAGTGGAACGGTTAACGGCGGCGCAGGATCGGCCATTAACATGTTTTCCGGAAACCAAGAGCTCGCCGGCGCCATTTCAGGCGCAACGGCCGTGAATGCCAATGGCGGCACGTTGATCTTGAGTGGAACAAACACGTTCACGGGCGGCACCAACTTGAACACCGGCGGCACGGTTTCGGTCTCAACCGACGCCAACCTCGGCAACAATGGCAGCGCCGTCAACTTCCTCGGCGGCACGCTGGAAGTTACCGGTACCACGCTGACGAATTTGGACAACCATACGATCAACGCTACGGCATTCAACGGCGGTTTCCAAATCGACGACGCTAGCAACAATTTCACCGTCAACCAAAGCCTTAGTGGGTCGGGAGCGCTTTCAAAATCGGGCGATGGCACATTAGTTCTCACGGGAACCAACACGTATAGCGGTGGTACGAACGTGTCCGACGGTACGCTGAAAGGCACTACGGACAGCATCCAAGGGAACATTAACGCCGCCGGCACTGGCATCGTCGCTTTCACGAACACCACCAACGGAACTTATTCAGGTGCGATCAGCGGCACGGGGGGCAACGTGGAGATGGACGGCTCCGCCACGGTTACATTCACTGGCAATAACAGCTACACCGGCACGACGACTATCAACACGGGAACATTGCAGGTTGGCAATGGTGGAACCACGGGCTCGATTGGGACCGGCGCGGTCATCAATGAAGGCGCCTTGATTTACGACCGCAGTGATCCGGTCACCGTTGCCAATGCGATTTCCGGCGTTGGTAGCTTCACGCAGAACGGCACCGGCTTATTGAGCCTCGGCGGCACGGACACCTACACCGGCCCAAGCACTGTGAATGCCGGGCAATTGAACGTTGACGGCAGCACGACCAGCAATAACACAACCGTGGCTTCTGGCGCCACTTTGGGCGGCATTGGCACGATCAACGGCAATGTTAGCAACAGTGGAACAATCAGCCCTGGCAACTCCGGCAGCACTGCAAACACCACCGGCACCCTGACCGTCACTGGCGATGTCACCAATGCCGTATCAGGCACAAAGATGAATGTGGTTGTGAACGACGCCAATGCTCAAAACGTCAGTAAGCTCGTTGCTAGCGGCAATGTGAGCGTGAATAACGCCACGGTGCACGTCGATTTGAGCTCCGGAAATTTCGATAAATCGGGCACCACCGTGTACACGTTCTTAACCGACGGCACAAGAACGGGTTCCTTTGCCAGCGCCGTCACCACTTCGCAATTTGTGACTGCCACGTTGGATCAAAGCAGTCCGACGGATGTCAGTTTCACATTGACCGCGAACTTCAGCCCGGCAGCTACAACGTTCAATCAAACCCAAGTGGCCAATTATCTGAATACGAACGTGGGCAATGTAAACGCTGATTTTCAGGCGCTCATTAACACGCTTTCCGGACTGACCACGGCGCAGGTTGCCAATGCCCTGACTCAGATCAGCGGCGACATTCATCCGACGATGGCCCAATTGAACGTCAACGGAACATCATTGGTCATCGGCCAGGTAGCCGCACGCTTGCGGGCCGCCCCATTTGCACCGGGTGGACCACTGGCGGTGGCAGACAACGGCTCGGTAGGCCGCGCCGTGGGAGCTCCCATTGCCTTAGTTAGCGAAGGGCCGGATGGTGAACCGGAAATGCAAAGTTGCCCTAGCGGGTGCGGCCCACAAGGAACGGCCTGGGGCATGGGCTTCGGGATGGGCGGCAGCGCCGAATCCGATGGCAATGCCACGGCCGCAAGTTTTGGCATGGGCGGCGTCGTGGCTGGGATGGAACGCTGGGCAGATGATTGCCACCTGTTGGGCTTTTACGGGGCCTACGTGGGCGCTGACCTCAATGCGGTCAACGGTCAAACAGCCAATATCAACGGCGGCCAATTCGGCGGTTATATGTTCGCCGACGACGGCTTCAATTACTACACCGTTTTGGGCGGCTTTGAATTCGACGGCGATAGCACCACCCGGAATTTGTCGATTGATACCATCGTCACTCAAAACACTTCGAATTACGGAGATTGGCAATCGTTCTTATATGCTGAACGGGGTGTGAGCTTTGAGCGTTGTAATTATGTGTTGCAACCCTTTGTCGCCGTGCAATACATTTTCGTGCGGCAAAACAGCTTCACCGAATCTGGCGCATCCAATACGGCATTGGATTTACAAGGCGGCGGCGACACCACCAATTCGCTACGCAGCATGGTGGGCGCTCGGTTGCAATATGCCTTAACCAATCGCAACGGCCGGCGCACGCTGCCGGAAATTCATGCCATGTGGCTACACGAATACTTGGACGCCGACAGCTCGGTGACTGCCACGATGGTACCGGTGGGCGGCTCGCCATTTATTGTGCGCGGGTTAGACATGGGCCGCGATTGGGGTGTTGTGGGCGCCAATCTCACGTGGGAAATGGTCGATGGTTGGAGCATGTTCGTGAATTACGATCTGCAAACCAACACGAAAATGACGTTGAACGCCGGCTCCGGCGGCCTGGGGTACCGCTGGTAA
- a CDS encoding MarR family transcriptional regulator — MKQGKPTSILDKDRRLKHRPSAAKRDGNDLSTWNLHDQKMNSEQIAQDVTTLLMSLMRDLFAVEDDQASELPLRQLRVCAMLYEGARSMSSLSRELDVSLPAMTQIADRLERAGLVKRSLAGTDRRVRSLQLTARAQRIMRLRESGRVDRASAALQQLSPPEQVKVLSTLQLLLTACAASKTNGNGVHPSSVNGSVNDKGNGADIG, encoded by the coding sequence ATGAAACAAGGGAAGCCGACCAGCATACTAGATAAAGACCGGCGGCTAAAGCACCGTCCATCGGCCGCGAAGCGTGACGGCAATGATCTTTCGACGTGGAACTTGCACGATCAGAAAATGAATTCCGAGCAAATCGCCCAAGATGTTACCACACTGCTGATGTCGCTGATGCGCGATTTGTTCGCAGTCGAGGACGATCAAGCATCGGAATTGCCGCTGCGGCAATTGCGGGTTTGCGCCATGCTTTATGAGGGCGCGCGCTCCATGTCTTCTTTGAGTCGAGAACTAGACGTATCGTTGCCTGCCATGACGCAAATTGCCGATCGGCTGGAACGGGCTGGACTGGTCAAGCGATCGCTGGCTGGGACAGACCGGCGTGTGCGCTCGCTTCAATTGACTGCGCGGGCCCAGCGCATCATGCGGCTGCGCGAAAGCGGTCGAGTAGATCGTGCATCGGCCGCACTACAACAGTTATCACCTCCGGAGCAGGTTAAAGTGCTATCCACCTTGCAATTATTGTTGACTGCCTGCGCTGCATCCAAGACAAATGGAAATGGTGTCCATCCAAGCAGCGTCAACGGCAGCGTAAACGACAAGGGGAATGGCGCGGACATCGGATAA
- a CDS encoding NAD(P)/FAD-dependent oxidoreductase, whose amino-acid sequence MDATHQVVVIGGGFGGFNVVHRLRKAPVQITLIDRRNFHLFQPLLYQVATGGLSPANIAAPLRDLFRKQVNAEVLLGEVVEIDAAAKKIILRDGALPYDTLVVATGVSHQYFGHDNWEPFAPGLKTIEDATAIRRRVLTAFEEAERETDPARVRAWLTFVIVGGGATGVELAGTLRELACETLRGNFRRINPADAEVILVEATDRVLPTFAPQLSTKALASLEKLGAIVKLNHRVTHVQADGVTVESGSANAVQTEHIATRTVLWAAGVQASPLGKAVAKATGAPLDRAGRVIVQPDCTVPGHPEIFVIGDLANFTGADGKPLPGVAQTAIQQGRYVAKLIRARLRGKCTPPFVYHDRGSLATIGRHAAVADLGWCKLSGWLAWWIWLVIHLMNIVQHQSRILVLIQWGWTYFTRNRAARLITGGDKGADDRQSKQG is encoded by the coding sequence ATGGATGCAACACATCAAGTGGTGGTGATCGGCGGCGGGTTCGGCGGGTTCAACGTGGTCCACAGGCTTCGCAAAGCGCCTGTGCAAATCACGTTGATTGACCGTCGCAATTTCCACCTCTTTCAGCCGCTGCTATATCAAGTGGCCACCGGCGGGTTATCGCCGGCCAATATTGCCGCGCCGCTGCGCGATCTGTTTCGCAAGCAGGTCAACGCTGAAGTGCTGCTGGGCGAAGTGGTGGAAATTGACGCTGCTGCAAAGAAAATCATCCTCCGAGACGGTGCTTTGCCCTACGACACACTCGTCGTGGCCACCGGTGTCAGCCACCAATATTTCGGCCACGACAATTGGGAACCGTTTGCGCCGGGCTTGAAAACGATCGAGGATGCTACCGCCATCCGCCGTCGAGTGCTTACGGCGTTTGAAGAAGCCGAGCGAGAGACCGATCCGGCCCGAGTTCGCGCTTGGCTTACATTTGTAATTGTTGGCGGCGGAGCAACTGGGGTGGAATTGGCCGGCACGCTGCGCGAGTTGGCCTGCGAAACACTGCGCGGCAATTTTCGGCGAATTAACCCGGCCGATGCCGAAGTAATTTTAGTCGAAGCCACCGATCGGGTATTGCCCACATTTGCGCCGCAGTTGTCGACTAAGGCGCTGGCATCGTTGGAAAAGTTGGGAGCAATTGTGAAATTGAATCACCGGGTCACTCATGTGCAAGCTGACGGCGTCACGGTGGAAAGTGGCTCAGCCAACGCGGTTCAAACGGAACACATCGCCACGCGCACAGTGCTATGGGCAGCCGGCGTGCAAGCATCGCCGCTAGGAAAAGCTGTGGCAAAGGCGACAGGAGCGCCACTCGATCGGGCCGGCCGGGTAATCGTTCAGCCCGACTGCACCGTGCCGGGCCACCCGGAAATTTTCGTGATCGGCGATTTAGCAAACTTCACTGGCGCCGACGGAAAACCTCTTCCAGGCGTGGCCCAAACGGCGATTCAGCAGGGGCGTTATGTGGCAAAATTAATCCGCGCACGGCTGCGGGGCAAATGCACGCCGCCGTTTGTGTACCACGATCGCGGCAGTCTGGCCACGATCGGACGACACGCTGCCGTGGCTGATCTGGGTTGGTGCAAGCTCTCTGGCTGGCTGGCGTGGTGGATTTGGCTGGTTATTCACTTGATGAACATCGTCCAGCATCAAAGCCGGATTCTCGTGCTGATTCAATGGGGCTGGACGTACTTCACACGCAACCGGGCTGCCCGACTCATTACTGGCGGAGACAAAGGCGCAGATGACCGCCAGTCAAAACAGGGGTGA
- a CDS encoding efflux RND transporter periplasmic adaptor subunit — MARTSDKDLITAIDGSFTDTHELNSTHTTMRIIASILVLVGLIAGGAAIYSKFIGSEPTANFRTAEITRGNLIITVNATGTLEPEEVVDVGAQIVGPVLTLGDDPRGISDATLRPKSIDYDPAFKGKHIDYGSPVDQGTVLALIDPAVYEAQYQQADANLLRSQADLGELKAKLNQAEADWKRAQVLKNIKLPNLSPTGSKLDAAGAEPIKAISDSDYDLAKANYEVAKSNVDVGEATIKQASEAKKLAEVNLGYTKIASPVKGTIVARRVDIGQTVVATFSAQSLFLIAKDLSKLQIWSSVNEADIGRIHLGMPVSFQVEAFPDEPFHGTVSQIRLNAQSNQNVVTYTVVIDADNSNLKLLPYLTTDPVKFEVERHDDALLVPNAALRWNPRLEQIAPEFRDSFKTAGGGKDTDQPGNESSEKGEKSGAATADKSLGAAAPVAKDEAKPGDEAAKTDDAAPSDDSTPKSGGAIPAEKNTAKADSSSKKGAGHGHHGKAHTEHGILWVKDGNYVRPIEVHKGDSDDQDTEVSGDGVQAGLEVVVGEIHAQDQTGETNPFAPQFFRGNRGGQKGGGAQGGGKGAK, encoded by the coding sequence ATGGCGCGGACATCGGATAAGGATTTAATCACGGCCATCGACGGCAGCTTTACAGACACACACGAACTGAATTCGACCCACACAACTATGAGAATTATCGCAAGCATTTTGGTATTGGTTGGCCTAATCGCCGGTGGAGCAGCAATCTACAGCAAATTCATCGGCAGCGAGCCGACGGCCAATTTTCGCACCGCCGAAATCACGCGCGGAAACTTGATCATCACCGTCAACGCCACCGGCACGTTGGAGCCCGAAGAAGTGGTAGACGTGGGCGCACAAATTGTGGGCCCTGTATTGACATTAGGGGACGATCCGCGCGGAATCAGCGACGCGACCCTTCGGCCCAAAAGCATCGATTACGATCCCGCCTTCAAGGGCAAGCACATCGATTATGGCTCCCCGGTCGATCAGGGCACCGTGTTGGCGCTAATCGATCCCGCCGTTTACGAGGCGCAATACCAACAGGCCGACGCAAATCTACTGCGTTCGCAGGCCGATTTGGGCGAACTCAAAGCCAAGCTCAACCAGGCCGAAGCAGATTGGAAGCGGGCGCAAGTGCTCAAGAATATCAAACTCCCGAATTTGTCGCCCACCGGCAGTAAGCTTGACGCCGCTGGCGCTGAGCCCATCAAGGCCATTTCCGACAGCGATTACGATCTGGCGAAAGCCAATTACGAAGTTGCCAAGTCCAACGTCGATGTGGGAGAAGCCACCATCAAGCAAGCTTCCGAAGCCAAAAAGCTGGCCGAGGTCAATTTGGGTTACACCAAAATTGCCTCGCCGGTAAAAGGCACCATTGTGGCCCGCCGCGTCGATATTGGCCAGACGGTCGTCGCCACTTTTAGTGCTCAAAGCTTGTTCCTTATCGCCAAAGACCTTAGCAAGCTGCAAATTTGGTCCAGTGTGAACGAAGCCGATATCGGCCGCATCCATTTGGGCATGCCGGTTTCGTTCCAGGTGGAAGCATTTCCTGACGAGCCATTTCATGGCACCGTCTCACAAATTCGGTTGAACGCGCAATCGAACCAAAACGTGGTCACATATACCGTCGTGATCGATGCCGATAATTCGAATCTGAAATTGCTTCCATATCTCACGACCGATCCGGTTAAGTTCGAAGTAGAACGGCACGACGACGCGCTGTTGGTTCCCAATGCCGCACTCCGCTGGAATCCGCGGCTTGAGCAAATTGCCCCCGAGTTTCGCGATTCCTTCAAAACAGCGGGGGGCGGCAAAGACACGGATCAGCCCGGAAATGAAAGCAGCGAGAAAGGCGAAAAATCGGGCGCGGCAACAGCGGATAAATCGCTCGGTGCCGCCGCCCCTGTGGCAAAAGACGAGGCCAAACCCGGCGACGAAGCCGCAAAAACGGATGACGCGGCTCCATCCGACGACTCAACTCCAAAATCCGGTGGCGCGATTCCCGCCGAAAAGAACACTGCCAAAGCCGATTCCAGTAGCAAAAAAGGGGCGGGGCATGGCCACCACGGCAAAGCACATACTGAACATGGTATTCTGTGGGTAAAAGATGGAAACTATGTCCGACCAATCGAAGTACACAAGGGAGACAGCGACGATCAAGACACGGAAGTCAGCGGCGATGGCGTGCAAGCTGGATTGGAAGTCGTTGTTGGCGAAATCCACGCTCAGGACCAGACCGGCGAGACCAATCCGTTCGCTCCGCAATTCTTCCGTGGCAATCGTGGTGGACAAAAGGGTGGTGGCGCTCAGGGTGGTGGAAAGGGAGCCAAGTAA
- a CDS encoding efflux transporter outer membrane subunit, whose protein sequence is MLCFLRRCIAPAAAFLVLLSGCTSFRDYVHNGLKVGPNYKRLPALVADHWIDEGDQRVRSESDDLASWWTVFNDPLLNQLMINAYQQDLTLREAGFRVLEARAQLGIARGEFFPQIQTANGSYTRFARGLNYSSQWNFNFNLAWELDFWGQFRRAIISAEDTLDASVYSYDDALVTLLGDMATAYVQIRTDQERIRLLENTVKVQENVLTFIDTQLKSGFHGITDLDKAQAVSNLKQSQAQIAELQIDMRLNENSLCTLLGIPPVDVEPLLNSAEKRNIPTTPESVVVGIPADLLRRRPDVRAAERAAASQAEQIGIAEAALYPAFTINGTLGWQAARLGKLFTPEAFNSSVGPSFQWNILNYGRLVNNIALQDATFKEDVAFYQQAVLTADQEVENGIVTFVKAQERTKLLRDSVDAAYLALEVVIAQYENPTTITGAGADFNRYAVILQNLIQQQDLWAQSRGEIALGLIDTYRALGGGWQIRCSPAIAGTGTAPGSLNGAAVAPEQLPPQVEQLPTFPTQGQNPIVAPPNSALPITPLPPVPQGTIPTPAPVEMPKSSSPATAPMSAAPTVAPSNAPLTVPSAPLLPAPMPVVSPAPSSPESK, encoded by the coding sequence ATGCTCTGTTTTCTGCGGCGATGCATAGCGCCGGCAGCGGCATTTCTAGTGCTCCTCAGCGGATGCACGAGTTTCCGCGATTACGTTCACAATGGATTGAAGGTCGGGCCAAACTACAAGCGGCTACCGGCTTTAGTGGCCGATCACTGGATAGACGAAGGCGACCAGCGAGTTCGCAGCGAATCTGACGACCTGGCCTCTTGGTGGACCGTGTTCAACGATCCGCTGCTGAATCAGTTGATGATCAATGCTTATCAGCAAGACCTGACGCTCCGCGAAGCCGGTTTCCGCGTATTGGAAGCCCGCGCTCAATTAGGAATTGCCCGGGGTGAATTCTTCCCGCAAATCCAGACGGCCAACGGCAGTTATACTCGCTTTGCCCGCGGACTGAATTATTCCAGCCAATGGAACTTCAATTTCAATTTGGCTTGGGAACTGGATTTTTGGGGCCAGTTTCGTCGCGCCATTATCTCCGCCGAAGATACTTTGGACGCATCGGTTTACAGCTACGACGATGCCCTGGTCACGCTGCTCGGCGACATGGCCACGGCCTACGTGCAAATTCGCACCGACCAAGAGCGCATTCGGCTGTTGGAAAACACCGTCAAAGTGCAAGAAAACGTGTTGACATTTATCGATACGCAACTGAAGTCCGGCTTTCATGGCATCACCGATTTGGACAAAGCGCAAGCGGTCAGCAATTTGAAGCAAAGCCAAGCCCAAATTGCTGAATTACAAATCGATATGCGGCTGAACGAAAACAGCCTGTGCACCTTGTTGGGAATTCCACCGGTTGACGTTGAACCCCTGCTGAACTCAGCCGAGAAACGTAATATTCCCACCACGCCGGAATCGGTGGTTGTGGGAATTCCGGCCGACTTATTGCGCCGCCGCCCCGATGTGCGTGCCGCCGAGCGCGCTGCCGCCTCGCAGGCCGAGCAAATCGGCATTGCAGAAGCCGCGTTATATCCGGCGTTCACAATTAATGGCACGCTCGGTTGGCAGGCGGCCCGCTTGGGCAAATTGTTTACGCCCGAAGCATTCAACAGCAGCGTGGGGCCATCGTTCCAATGGAACATTTTGAACTACGGACGGTTGGTAAATAATATCGCGCTGCAAGATGCTACGTTCAAGGAAGATGTCGCCTTTTACCAGCAAGCAGTGCTTACTGCCGATCAAGAAGTCGAAAACGGCATTGTTACGTTCGTCAAAGCACAAGAACGAACCAAGCTGCTGCGCGACAGCGTCGATGCCGCTTACCTGGCGCTGGAAGTGGTCATTGCGCAATACGAAAATCCCACCACCATTACAGGCGCCGGGGCCGATTTCAATCGGTATGCGGTCATTCTGCAAAACTTAATCCAGCAACAAGACTTGTGGGCCCAATCGCGCGGGGAAATCGCGCTGGGACTCATCGACACCTACCGCGCGTTAGGCGGCGGTTGGCAAATTCGCTGCTCTCCAGCAATCGCTGGAACTGGCACGGCCCCCGGTTCATTGAATGGCGCGGCGGTAGCTCCGGAGCAACTGCCACCACAGGTCGAGCAATTGCCGACGTTCCCCACCCAAGGTCAAAATCCAATCGTCGCGCCTCCGAATTCCGCCTTGCCGATAACTCCATTACCACCCGTGCCGCAAGGAACAATACCGACTCCTGCGCCTGTGGAAATGCCAAAATCTTCCTCACCCGCCACGGCTCCCATGTCGGCGGCGCCCACCGTAGCGCCATCTAATGCGCCGCTAACCGTGCCCTCCGCGCCACTGCTTCCCGCCCCGATGCCGGTTGTTTCTCCGGCACCTTCGTCGCCGGAATCTAAATAA